One window of Prionailurus bengalensis isolate Pbe53 chromosome B1, Fcat_Pben_1.1_paternal_pri, whole genome shotgun sequence genomic DNA carries:
- the LOC122468490 gene encoding beta-defensin 106A-like encodes MAQVKLDVCERRINPSGSLPSIARNAFFDEKCSKLQGRCVNSCQKNEELVALCQKSLKCCLTLQPCWKNTND; translated from the coding sequence TGGATGTATGTGAGAGGAGAATTAATCCCAGTGGCTCCTTGCCTTCCATAGCCAGGAACGCGTTTTTTGATGAGAAATGTTCCAAGCTTCAAGGGAGGTGCGTGAATTCTTGtcagaaaaatgaagaacttGTTGCTCTCTGCCAGAAGTCTCTGAAATGCTGCCTGACCCTCCAGCCATGTTGGAAGAACACAAATGATTAA